One stretch of Brachyhypopomus gauderio isolate BG-103 chromosome 8, BGAUD_0.2, whole genome shotgun sequence DNA includes these proteins:
- the slc15a1b gene encoding solute carrier family 15 member 1b: MKAVLVLYFRYFLHWDDDMATTIYHTFVALCYLTPILGAIVADSWLGKFKTIVYLSIVYTIGQVVLAVSAIHDITDSDHDGTPDNMTFHVALSMVGLSLIALGTGGIKPCVSAFGGDQFEDHQEKQRSTFFSIFYISINAGSLLSTLITPILRSQDCGIHSQQKCYPLAFGVPAALMAVALVVFIVGSGMYTKAAPKGNIITEVCCCIGFAISNRFRHRSKRFPVREHWMDWAEERYDKLLIAQVKILLKVLFLYIPLPMFWALFDQQGSRWTLQATTMDGNFGGFTVQPDQMQIVNPVLILVMVPFVDSVAYPLIKMCGLNFTPLRRMTVGMFMAGLAFIAAALLQLEIDKTLPHFPSASQSQVKFLNLENTQLSVSVNEITYYIPPLQSSDGYLTFEEDRVVISVGGMPATTETLLKGQRETMLLTSAGIINTDTDLGEKPEQGNNEIRLVNGFNTTLNMTVGSKDLGIILPFDFSNYTQVPQGMATVLITDNTGQKCEYSLSLGFGSSYTLLVPQTFSFGPECWKSIQPIEDIKPNTVHMAWQIPQYFLMTSGEVVFSVTGLEFSYSQAPSNMKSVLQAGWLLTVAVGNIIVLIVAEAAKLPDQWAEYVLFASLLICVCIIFSIMAYFYTYIDPAEIEAQCVMGKPKDEEKKKNLTEMNAVHASASYEKREAKQTKI, translated from the exons ATGAAAG cTGTGCTGGTGCTGTACTTCCGTTACTTCCTGCACTGGGATGACGACATGGCCACCACCATCTACCACACCTTTGTGGCCCTGTGCTACCTGACACCCATCCTGGGGGCCATCGTGGCCGACTCCTGGCTCGGGAAGTTTAA GACTATAGTCTATCTGTCCATCGTGTACACTATAGGACAGGTTGTTTTAGCTGTCAGTGCCATCCACGACATCACAGACTCCGATCACGACGGCACGCCTGACAACATGACTTTCCATGT TGCCCTGTCTATGGTGGGTCTGTCCCTCATTGCCCTGGGAACAGGGGGGATTAAACCCTGTGTTTCAGCCTTTGGAGGGGACCAGTTTGAGGACCACCAG GAGAAGCAGAGAAGCACCTTCTTCTCCATCTTTTATATCTCCATCAATGCCGGCAGTCTGCTCTCCACCCTCATCACACCTATTCTCcgat ctcaggATTGTGGGATCCACTCTCAGCAGAAATGTTACCCTCTGGCGTTCGGCGTGCCTGCCGCCCTCATGGCTGTAGCTTTAG TTGTGTTCATTGTGGGCAGCGGTATGTACACTAAAGCTGCCCCGAAAGGCAACATCATAACGGAGGTGTGCTGCTGCATTGGC TTCGCGATATCAAATCGCTTCCGACACCGCAGCAAGCGCTTCCCCGTGAGAGAGCACTGGATGGATTGGGCCGAAGAGAGATACGAC AAACTTCTGATTGCACAGGTGAAGATTTTGTTGAAGGTTCTCTTCCTCTACATCCCACTACCCATGTTCTGGGCTTTGTTTGACCAGCAG GGCTCTCGATGGACTCTCCAAGCCACAACTATGGATGGGAACTTT gGCGGCTTCACTGTGCAACCAGATCAAatgcag ATTGTGAACCCCGTCCTGATCCTGGTCATGGTCCCCTTCGTGGACAGCGTGGCCTACCCTCTCATCAAGATGTGCGGCCTGAACTTCAC GCCTCTGAGAAGGATGACTGTAGGGATGTTCATGGCTGGACTGGCTTTTATCGCTGCAGCCCTGCTGCAGCTTGAGATTGAt AAAACTCTTCCCCATTTCCCATCGGCTTCGCAGTCGCAGGTGAAGTTCCTGAACCTGGAGAACACCCAGCTGTCTGTATCTGTGAATGAAATCACATACTACATCCCACCTCTGCAG TCCTCGGATGGCTACCTGACGTTTGAGGAGGACAGGGTGGTCATATCTGTGGGAGGCATGCCTGCTACCACAGAAACTTTGCTCAAAGGACAACGTGAGACCATGCTGCTCACCTCCGCTGGAATAATAAATACC GATACAGATCTCGGTGAGAAACCAGAACAAGGAAACAATGAGATCAG GCTGGTGAATGGCTTCAACACAACTCTGAACATGACTGTAGGTTCCAAAGATCTGGGCATTATTCTACCGTTTGACTTCTCCAACTACACCCAAGTCCCACAGGGCAT GGCGACAGTTCTCATCACGGACAATACGGGGCAGAAGTGTGAATACTCTCTCAGTCTGGGGTTTGGGAGCTCCTACACACTCCTCGTCCCCCAAACCTTCAGCTTCGGACCTGAG TGTTGGAAGTCCATCCAGCCAATAGAAGACATCAAACCCAACACGGTGCACATGGCCTGGCAAATTCCCCAGTACTTCCTCATGACATCTGGAGAGGTGGTCTTCTCCGTCACTGGCCTGGAGTTCTCCTACTCACAG GCACCCAGCAACATGAAGTCGGTCCTTCAGGCTGGATGGCTGCTGACTGTTGCCGTGGGAAACATCATCGTGCTGATTGTAGCCGAGGCTGCCAAGCTCCCCGACCAG TGGGCCGAATACGTGCTCTTCGCCTCGCTCCTGATCTGCGTGTGCATCATCTTCTCCATCATGGCGTACTTCTACACCTACATCGACCCGGCGGAGATCGAGGCCCAGTGTGTCATGGGCAAGCCCAAAGatgaggagaagaagaagaacctgACCGAGATGAACGCGGTCCACGCGTCTGCCTCATATGAGAAGCGTGAAGCCAAGCAGACCAAGATCTAA
- the dock9b gene encoding LOW QUALITY PROTEIN: dedicator of cytokinesis protein 9 (The sequence of the model RefSeq protein was modified relative to this genomic sequence to represent the inferred CDS: deleted 3 bases in 3 codons): MGCAVSVVLWEGWKILSRRNCGYKPELTAEPTDDEHTERGEPLSPAPPLPLVMSVKPKVMEPLDYESVLVQRKTQILSDVHRDMLQFPIDDFQMATVVRQGRTLWSTVPTEAEKIASILFVQECIKTYNSDWHVINYKYDSYSGDFRQLPNLPPRPEKLPTHVFEVDEDADMDEDTESLGSQKGGVSKHGWLYKGNMNSAISVTIESFKRRYFQLAQLGDGSYNLNFYKDEKISKEPKGSIFLDSCTGVVQNSKVRRFAFELKMQDKSSYVLAADSEGEMEDWITTLNRTLHCSAEQVLQERRNGEQHDDDDLGKTDTSPGNFQDSFQSSIESKMHSETRLKLFTLDTDTQRLDLSGIEPDVKQFEEKFGKRFLVTCNDLSFSLQSCVSENGEGPITNVEPFFVALSLFDVQNSRKISADFHVDLNHPLVRAMMVPPSATINGAMDPPPSPTPVSRLPEGALQYPVHGVFSVTCPHPDIFLVARIEKVLQGGITHCAEPYMKNSDSSKGALKVLRNARQACSRLSQYRMPFAWAARPVFKDASGTLDKSVRFSALYRQDSNKLQDEDLFRLLADIRKPEKMAKLPVILGNLDVTIDNIAPDVANCVTPSYIPVRPYESNGCGHRPLLEVEEFVPPSAKCSQPFTTYNNHLYVYPKHLKYDSQKSFTKARNIAVCVEFRDSDGEDARPLKCIYGRPGDHLFCTQAYAAVLHHHQSPEFYDEVKIELPTQLHEKHHLLFTFYHVSCDSSTKKRDVVETAVGSAWLPLLKDGRVVMSEQQVAVACNLPAGYLSSQEDINKHSNPEVKWVSGGCPLFRVSTHLVSTIYTQDQHLHNFFHHCQKMTSGSEQATEAELVKYLKSLHAMEGHVMINFLPTILNQLVRVLTTTSHEDVAVNTTRVMVHIVAQCHEEGLEHYLRSYVKYVFKTEPYSANSGRTVHEEITKAMTAILKPSTDFLTSNKLLKYSWYFFEVLAKSMAQHLLESGKVKLSRNQRFSASFHHAVETLVTMLVPHITQKYKDNLDAARNANHSLAIFIKRCFTFMDRGFIFKQINNYISCFLPGDAKTLYEFKFAFLRVVCNHEHYIPLNLPMPFGMGRIMRFQDLQLDYSLTDDFCKNHFLVGLLLREVGGALQEVKEIKQISIHVLKSLMIKHAFDDRYASKSQQARLATLYLPLFGLLQENVHRLNVRDSQNGKDDPLSSIATATQQKPTGTFDSSLHKEVFGVISGTASPHMCTPNISVRHADSRGSLVSTDSGNSLPDKSSERSSWLEKSASALGCSVLRCDKLDRDEIKNLLVCFLHVLKSMSEDALFTHWNKASPSELMDFFTLLEVCVHQFRYMGKRIITRSLEGAGFMAADRKSLTLPVSRNRASVIHTRLHQLGNTESAHTFNHMCVHGDADACVLEANISTEVCLTVLDTLSIFIMGFKTQLCADMGHNVLMKKVFQVHLCLLQMPQSETALKHIFTSLRTFIYKFPCTFFEGRADMCSWLCFEILRCCDSKLSSTRCEAAHLLYFLMKSNFEYTGRKSFVRTHLQVVIAVSQLIAAVVGMGGTRFQHSLSIINNCANSDKSVKHTAFPSDVKDLTKCIRTVLMATEQMKEHEDDPEMLVDLQYSLAKSYASTPELRKTWLDSMARIHAKNGDLSEAAMCYVHVAALVAEYLNRKGMFWQGCSAFRVITPNTDEEAAMMEDVGMQDVHFSEEVLMELLEECADGLWKAERYELISDIYRLIIPIYEQRRDFEKLAHLYDRLHRAYTKVIEVMHSGKRLLGTFFRVAFFGQGFFEDEDGKEYIYKEPKFTPLSEISQRLLKLYSHKFGPENVKMIQDSGRARFAYIQVTHVTPHLEEKELQERRTDFERSHNIQRFVFETPFTTAGRRHGGVDEQCKRRTVLTTTHCFPYVKKRIAVMYEHHTDLSPIEVAIDEMSTKVSELRALCAAPGVDMIRLQLKLQGSVSVKVNAGPLAYARAFLDDAPAKKYPDNKVKQLKELFRQFVEACGHALGVNERLIKEDQQEYHDEMKACYRDLTRELSLIMHEQIYAVDASVKSALSSSLHVFSTIGGSPGVSALPSLHGSTASV, translated from the exons ATACAGAGTCATTGGGATCTCAGAAAGGGGGTGTATCCAAACATGGCTGGCTTTACAAGGGCAATATGAACAGTGCCATTAGTGTTACAATTG agTCTTTCAAGCGCAGATATTTCCAGCTAGCTCAGCTGGGGGATGGCTCGTATAATCTCAACTTTTATAAAGATGAGAAGATCTCTAAAGAACCCAAAGGGAGCATCTTCCTG GACTCCTGCACGGGGGTCGTGCAG AACAGTAAGGTGCGGCGT TTTGCCTTCGAGCTGAAGATGCAGGATAAGAGCTCGTATGTGCTGGCGGCCGACAGTGAGGGTGAGATGGAAGACTGGATCACCACGCTCAACAGAACCCTCCACTGCAGCGCCGAGCAGGTCCTGCAGGAGCGCCGAAATGGAGAGCAGCacgacg ATGATGACCTTGGAAAAACAGATACCTCCCcagggaattttcaggacagtTTCCAG AGTTCCATCGAGTCCAAGATGCACAGTGAGACCAGATTGAAGCTGTTTACTCTGGACACGGACACTCAG CGGCTGGATCTGTCAGGCATTGAGCCGGATGTGAAGCAGTTTGAGGAGAAGTTTGGGAAAAGATTTCTGGTCACTTGCAATGATCTGTCATTCAGCTTACAGAGTTGTGTGTCTGAGAACGGAGAGGGGCCGATTACCAAT GTAGAGCCATTTTTTGTGGCATTGTCGCTGTTTGACGTGCAGAATAGTAGGAAGATCTCAGCTGATTTCCACGTGGACTTAAACCACCCACTGGTGCGTGCTATGATGGTCCCGCCCAGCGCCACCATCAACGGGGCCATGGACCCGCCTCCCAGCCCAACACCTGTCAGCAGACTGCCAGAGGGGGCGCTGCAGTACCCTGTGCAT GGCGTGTTCTCAGTCACGTGTCCGCATCCTGACATCTTCCTCGTGGCTCGGATTGAGAAGGTGCTGCAGGGGGGTATCACACACTGTGCTGAGCCTTACATGAAGAACTCTGACTCCAGCAAG GGGGCTCTGAAGGTGCTGAGGAACGCCAGGCAGGCCTGCAGCAGACTCAGCCAATACAGGATGCCGTTCGCATGGGCGGCCAG GCCCGTGTTTAAAGATGCCTCAGGAACTCTGGACAAAAGCGTCCGCTTCTCTGCCCTCTACCGACAGGACAGCAATAAGCTGCAGGACGAAGATCTCTTCAGACTGCTCGCCGACATCAGGAA GCCTGAGAAGATGGCCAAGCTTCCTGTCATTCTGGGTAACCTTGACGTAACCATCGACAACATCGCTCCTGATGTTGCCA ATTGTGTAACTCCCTCCTACATCCCTGTGCGACCCTATGAGAGTAATGGGTGTGGCCATCGGCCTCTGTTGGAGGTGGAAGAGTTCGTACCACCAAGTGCCAAGTGCTCACAGCCTTTCACCACCTACAACAACCACCTCTACGTCTACCCCAAACACCTGAAATACGACAGTCAGAAGTCCTTCACCAAG GCGCGGAACATagcggtgtgtgtggagttcaGGGATTCTGACGGGGAGGACGCCCGACCTCTTAAG tgtatctaTGGTCGTCCTGGCGATCATCTCTTCTGCACCCAAGCCTACGCAGCAGTGTTGCATCATCACCAGAGCCCAGAGTTCTACGATGAG GTCAAGATCGAGCTGCCCACTCAGCTCCACGAGAAGCACCACCTGCTCTTCACCTTCTACCACGTCAGCTGTGACAGCAGCACGAAGAAGAGGGATGTGGTGGAGACAGCAG tgggTTCTGCTTGGTTACCTTTGCTCAAAGATGGCCGAGTGGTAATGAGTGAGCAGCAGGTTGCTGTAGCGTGTAACTTACCTGCGGGCTACCTGAGCTCCCAGGAGGATATTAACAAG CACTCCAATCCTGAGGTGAAATGGGTGTCTGGGGGTTGTCCCCTCTTCAGAGTGTCCACACACCTGGTCTCTACAATCTACACTCAG GATCAGCACCTGCATAATTTCTTCCATCACTGCCAGAAGATGACGTCTGGGTCAGAACAAGCCACAGAAGCAGAACTGGTCAAGTACCTGAAG AGTCTCCATGCCATGGAGGGTCATGTGATGATCAACTTCCTGCCAACCATCCTCAACCAGCTGGTGCGTGTTCTGACTACGACAAGTCACGAGGACGTGGCAGTGAACACCACCAG GGTGATGGTTCACATAGTTGCACAGTGTCATGAAGAGGGACTCGAACACTACCTTAGATCCTACGTGAAG TATGTGTTTAAGACTGAACCCTACTCGGCCAACAGTGGCAGGACAGTCCACGAGGAAATAACCAAAGCCATGACCGCCATCTTGAAGCCTTCCACAGATTTCCTCACCAGCAACAAGCTTCTGAAG TACTCCTGGTACTTCTTCGAGGTCTTAGCCAAGTCTATGGCACAGCATCTTTTAGAAAGCGGCAAAGTCAAA CTGTCCAGGAACCAGCGCTTCAGCGCTTCCTTCCACCATGCCGTGGAGACGTTGGTCACCATGCTGGTGCCCCACATCACTCAGAAATACAAGGACAATCTGGACGCCGCCCGAAATGCCAACCACAGCCTGGCCATCTTCATCAAG CGCTGTTTCACATTTATGGATCGTGGTTTTATCTTCAAGCAGATCAACAACTACATCAGCTGCTTTCTGCCTGGAGATGCTAAG ACGCTGTACGAGTTTAAGTTTGCCTttctgagggtggtgtgtaACCACGAACACTACATCCCTCTCAACCTGCCCATGCCCTTTGGGATGGGAAGGATAATGCGATTCCAAG atcTACAGTTAGACTACTCCCTGACTGATGACTTTTGCAAGAATCACTTCCTGGTTGGCCTCCTACTtcgggaggtgggcggagccctgcaggaggtgaaggagatCAAGCAGATATCCATACATGTGCTCAAGAGCCTGATGATCAAACATGCGTTTGACGATCGCTACGCCTCGAAG AGTCAGCAAGCTAGATTAGCAACGCTCTACCTGCCCCTGTTTGGACTGCTTCAGGAGAACGTCCACAGACTCAACGTGAGAGACAGTCAA AATGGGAAAGATGACCCTCTCTCTAGCATTGCCACAGCAACTCAACAGAAACCTACTGGGACCTTTGATAGCAGTCTACATAAGGAGGTGTTTGGGGTCATCTCTGGCACGG CGTCCCCCCACATGTGCACACCCAACATCAGCGTCCGCCACGCCGATTCCAGAGGATCCTTGGTCAGCACCGACTCAGGAAACAGCCTGCCTGACAAGAGCAGTGAGAGGAGCAGCTGGTTGGAGAAG TCTGCCTCAGCTCTTGGATGTTCTGTTCTTCGCTGTGACAAACTGGACAGAGATGAAATAAAGAATCTGTTGGTGTGTTTTCTGCATGTCCTGAAGAGCATGTCTGAGG ATGCTTTATTCACCCACTGGAACAAAGCTTCTCCCTCTGAGCTGATGGACTTCTTCACGCTCCTAGA GGTCTGTGTCCATCAGTTTAGGTACATGGGGAAGAGGATAATCACCAG GAGCCTGGAAGGGGCGGGATTTATGGCTGCAGACAGGAAGTCATTGACACTTCCTGTGTCTCGTAACAGAGCGAGCGtcatacacacacgcttacaccaGCTGGGCAACACGGAGAGCGCACACACTTTTAACCACA TGTGTGTCCATGGCGATGCTGATGCATGTGTGTTGGAGGCTAACATCTCCACCGAGGTCTGCCTGACAGTGCTGGACACTCTCAGTATCTTCATCATGGGATTTAAG ACGCAGCTGTGTGCTGACATGGGCCATAATGTGCTGATGAAGAAGGTGTTCCAGGTGCACCTGTGCCTCCTACAGATGCCCCAATCAGAGACGGCGCTCAAACACATCTTCACCTCACTGCGTACCTTCATATACAAG TTCCCGTGCACGTTCTTCGAAGGACGTGCGGACATGTGCTCCTGGCTGTGCTTTGAGATCCTGAGGTGCTGCGACTCCAAGCTGAGCTCCACCCGCTGTGAGGCCGCCCACCTGCTCTACTTCCTCATGAAGAGCAACTTTGAGTACACGGGCAGGAAGTCCTTCGTCCGCACGCACCTGCAG GTGGTAATAGCCGTGAGTCAGCTGATCGCCGCCGTGGTAGGAATGGGCGGAACACGCTTCCAGCACTCTCTGTCCATCATCAACAACTGTGCCAACAGCGACAAGAGCGTGAAG CACACGGCGTTCCCCTCGGACGTGAAGGACCTGACCAAGTGCATCCGCACGGTGCTGATGGCCACGGAGCAGATGAAGGAGCACGAGGACGACCCCGAGATGCTGGTGGACCTGCAGTACAGCCTGGCCAAGTCGTACGCCAGCACCCCGGAGCTGCGCAAGACCTGGCTGGACAGCATGGCCCGCATCCACGCCAAGAACGGAGACCTGTCGGAG GCGGCAATGTGCTACGTACACGTGGCAGCGCTGGTGGCCGAGTACCTGAACAGGAAAG GAATGTTCTGGCAGGGCTGTTCAGCATTCCGTGTCATCACCCCCAACACCGACGAGGAGGCGGCCATGATGGAGGACGTGGGCATGCAGGACGTGCACTTCAGTGAG gaagtCTTAATGGAACTGCTGGAGGAGTGTGCTGATGGGTTGTGGAAGGCTGAGCGATATGAGCTGATCTCAGACATCTACAGACTCATCATCCCAATTTATGAGCAACGCAGGGACtttgag AAACTGGCCCACCTGTATGACCGGCTGCACCGAGCCTACACCAAAGTTATAGAAGTGATGCATTCTGGGAAGAGGCTGCTTGGAACGTTCTTCAGGGTGGCTTTTTTTGGTCAG GGGTTCTTTGAAGACGAGGATGGGAAGGAGTACATCTACAAAGAGCCCAAGTTCACGCCGCTGTCTGAGATCTCCCAGCGTCTGCTCAAACTCTACTCACACAAGTTTGGGCCAGAGAATGTCAAAATGATCCAGGACTCTGGACGG GCCAGGTTCGCCTACATCCAGGTGACACACGTGACGCCccacctggaggagaaggagctgCAGGAGAGACGCACGGACTTTGAGAGGAGCCACAACATCCAGCGCTTCGTCTTTGAGACGCCGTTCACCACCGCCGGACGGAGACACGGCGGCGTGGACGAGCAGTGCAAGAGGCGCACAGTGCTCACCA ccACTCACTGTTTCCCGTATGTGAAGAAGCGCATTGCTGTGATGTATGAGCACCACACAGACCTGAGCCCCATTGAGGTGGCCATCGACGAGATGAGCACTAAAGTGTCAGAGCTGAGAGCCCTGTGTGCTGCCCCTGGGGTGGACATGATACGCCTGCAGCTCAAACTACAGGGCAGCGTCAgtgtaaag GTCAACGCGGGACCTCTGGCGTACGCGAGGGCGTTCCTCGATGATGCTCCTGCCAAGAAATACCCCGACAACAAAGTTAAGCAGCTCAAAGAGCTCTTCAG gcagtTCGTGGAGGCGTGTGGCCACGCCCTGGGTGTGAATGAGAGGCTCATTAAGGAAGACCAGCAGGAGTATCATGATGAGATGAAGGCCTGCTACAGAGATCTGACCAGAGAACTCTCCCTCATCATGCACGAGCAG ATCTACGCGGTGGACGCCAGCGTGAAGAGCGCCCTCTCCAGTTCGCTACACGTCTTCAGCACCATCGGTGGCTCCCCTGGCGTCTCCGCCCTCCCCAGCCTGCACGGCTCCACCGCCTCCGTCTGA